The genomic interval CGCGTCTCTCCGGGTAACGTGGATCCCGAATCCATCACCTGGTCCCGAAGCAGCCGACCGGACGAACGATGCCTGGATGCGGAGCCCGATACAGGCGTACTACACCATCCATTACAGCGAATCGGACGGGCTCGACTGCGGATTCCTCTGTGAACCGAACCCTCACGTCGATGGATTACTCCACTATCAGGAACGCGATGACACGAACGACGCGTACACGTACGAGCCGGTCTCGTTCGGTGCACGCTCAGTGTCCGGGCTCCTGTGGCAAGTGATGGACGCACTCGCCGACCGACTTGACAACTCCGAGTGACGCACATACCGGTCCGGCTGCCGAAACGACCACGGTTCGAACGGATCGACGAGAGCGTCATCGAACCGACGTAATTCCCACAACTGCTGCACGGTTGTGAGTGAATTCCACCACTACTTATTTATGTGTAATAACCGTTCAATTACCCGGATTCCCAGAGGGAGGCGACCCGCGTGAAACAGTTGTGTGGGTTCACAAAATATCGTGACTCGAAATCGGCCGATGAAAACCACTATTCGGCTGTTAGAAGTGCTGAGGGTGCGAAAACGACGGAGTTACAAACCGTACGTAGTTCGTATGGGTTGGGGCAGATTTGAACTGCCGACTTCCTCCGTGTGAAGGAGGTATCATAACCGGACTAGATCACCAACCCGCACGAAGCAGTTGCCCTGCGTTCGACTTAAGACTTCCTTTCGCTAGCCGCAACCGTGTCCTGATCATGCGCCCCGTCTCGTCTCCATCCCGTTTCAACTGGTCTCATCGTACGTCGGCGCATCCTCGAGTTCGCCATCTCGGCTGTTGACGACGCGGGCGAACGTAAAGAGCGCATCTGAGAGGCGATTCAGGTACTGGACAGCATCTTCGTTGATCGTTTCAGCCTCGGCGAGCGCAACGGCGCGGCGTTCGGCGCGCCGACAGACCGTCCGGGCGTGGTGCAAGCGTGCGCCGGCGTCGCTTCCCGTCGGAAGGATAAACGAGGTCAGTGGCTCGAGTTCTTCGTCGAAGTCGTCGATCCACGTCTCGAGCGTGTCGATGTGGTCGGATCGAATCGCAGGATCATCCGCCTCGGGTTCGGGCGTTGCAAACTCTGCTTGGATGATGTGGAGGTGGTTTTGGACCGTCTGCAGGCAGTCGTCGATATCGTCGTATTCGGTCGGTCGAATCGTCCCGACGAGGGCGTTGAGTTCATCGACAGTTCCGTAGGCTTCGATTCGCGGGCTTGCTTTTGAGACGCGCGTCATGTCGCGGAGGTCTGTCTCCCCGTCGTCGCCGCGGCCAGTGTAAATCGACATGAACGAAGAGAGGGTCGATGCGCACTTAACTACTGGCGCGGCCTCTCGTCCCGGCGACACCGCACGGTGGTCGGCACCTGAACCAGTACGTTAAACTCACTCGACACGCAACGCCCACGTATGACGATGGAACTCGACCACGAGTGTCCCGACTGCGGGACGGAGAAGACGTTTTACCGCGCAGCGAGTACGACCCTGCACCTTGGAACCAAGGTCAAATGGAGCTGTCCCGACTGTGACTACGGCTTTACGCGGATCAACGGCGATCGCGAGAACCCAATCGACTCGAGCGTTTCGGCCTAAACCGGACTCGAGACACCGCCTGCTTCTTATCATGTCAGCATAGACACGCGCATTTTCTTCCTAGTGGGGTGGAATTTGATGGCACTCTATTTTGGTTTGCAACCGAATATAGAGGTCTATATAGTTCACAGTGGTCCGACGTAGTCATCATAGCATCTCCTTTATCGACGTATCACGGTGAAACAGATATGTTACGCGAGTGGAAACAGTCGGTATCGACTGCCGAGACGCGACGGGCGAATCCGGAACTGGTAACTGCTCGAGGGTCAAGCGTTAGATATCCCCTATGACCGCGAACAGCGGCGGACAACGAACCGTATCGACGTCCGAGGCGGGTGAGACCCGGTCGGATCCGATGACTGACGCGCCACTCGGTTCGCCACACGTTGCCGATCCGATCATTGAATCACGCGATCTTGATGTGTTCTACGGTGAGGATCAGGCCCTCCACGGCATCAACATGGAAATTCCCGAACAGCAAGTGACGGCCCTAATCGGTCCCTCCGGCTGTGGGAAATCAACGTTCCTGCGCTCGATCAACCGGATGAACGACCTGATCGATATCGCACGCGTCGATGGCGATCTTTCTTTCCGCGGGAAAAACGTCTACGACGAGGACGTCGACCCTGTCGCGCTGCGTCGAAAAATCGGGATGGTGTTCCAAAAACCAAACCCCTTCCCGAAGAGCATCTTCGACAACGTCGCCTACGGCCTGCGCGTTCAGGGCAAAGACGGTGCCGATGTCGACGTCGAAGCGGAAGTTCGAACGGCGCTCGAGCGTGCTGCCTTACTCGATGAAGTCGAGCACCAACTCGACGAGAGCGGCCTTGAGCTCTCCGGTGGGCAACAGCAGCGACTTTGTATCGCCCGTGCGATTGCACCGGACCCGGAAGTAATTCTGATGGATGAGCCTGCGAGCGCACTCGATCCCGTCGCGACCTCGAAAATCGAGGACTTGGTCGAAGAGCTCGCCGAAGAGTACACCGTCGTGATCGTCACTCACAACATGCAGCAAGCGGCCCGCATCTCTGATAAGACGGCAGTCTTCCTGACTGGGGGCCACCTCGTCGAGTTCGACGATACGAACAAAATCTTCGAGAATCCCGAGAGCGACCGCGTCGAAGATTACATTACGGGCAAGTTCGGGTAGCCGACTCACCGGTCGCTCGACATTACAGTTTTTGTTTCACTCCTCTCGCTCGTCTCTCTCACTTCTCTCACTTCCCTCCTGCTAAGCCAGAATATCACAGCAGTGTGCCGACGAGAAAGACCAACAGCACGTAGCTGATCACGCCAATCGCCAGCCAGCGGCCGCCGTCGTGATTCCAGACGAATCGAACCGGTGTATCGTCAATGACGCGTTCGCGAAGCGTTCGCGGCTTCCGTCGAATCGCTACCTGTGCAGGCGCGAACACGCTCGAGCGAACCGGCGCGTCGAGTCGCCACGCCGAGAGTTCGTGGATCCCAAAGCGGTGATTGGCAGTGAGGTCCTCCCGGCGGAGCGGTGAACGCTCGCACTCGAGCAGGAAGCCCGCACACGGTTTGCAGAGCGTGAGGTGGTCAGGGAGACTGCCACGAGTTGCACTCGAGCTAGTATCCGGAACGTTGGTCCAGGCGACGAGCTCGTTCGGCTCGCAGTCGTGCCCACAGCGACTGCAGTAGCTGTCGTCCGGACTTTGCATCCGTGCGACGGGGGCGGGTGCCTCAGGTTTGGGAAAGAGCGGCGCGTCGTCGCGGACGTCGTCAAACGACTTGTTTGTCTGGTGGATGACACCGTGGCAGGGCCGACAGAGCGTCAACAGGTTCGACAACTCGTCCGGGCCACCCTGTCCGCGCGGGATGATGTGGTGAGCCTGCAGCGTGCGGTCGTCGGCCCCACAGCGGGTACAGGCGTAGCCATCGCGACGGAGCGTCTGTCGGCGAAGCTCTTCCCAGCCCTCGCCGTAGCCGCGTTGGTCCGCCTCGCCGTCACCGGTGCCCATTCACTCATCCCTGTGCGAGCAGCGCTCAAAATACCATCGGCGCGCCTGCCTAGAGGCGGAAGAAACGTCAGAACCGGCCAGAACCGCTGTCTCAGCGCACTCGAGTAAAGAGATACTCAGCACCCACAAACACGAGCATGACGAGACAGCCGAACACCCATGCGTATCCGGCTGAGACGCCCGCGGCGGAGGCGACGCCTGCGATGATGACTGCGCTGGCGACGATGACCCACGACAGTTCCCGCGGATCTTCGGTCCTCCGGAACCGACCGACAAGCCGCTCGCTCCAGGCGTGCGAGTCGGAACTCGTGTGGCTCGTCGCTGACTCACTCGTCGGCGAGTCTGGGGAGTTCATGGGTGGTTTGACACTCCACGGTTAAAAATAGCCATCGGAAACGCTACTCCTGCCGCCGTTCCGCAGCAGACAGCCACTCGAGGCGCTCTGGCGTCGGCGGATGCGTCCGAAACAGTTTGTAGAGGCGTCGTCGGAGCCACCAGTAGGATGGCTCTTGTTGGCCTTCGGGGCCAAGCATGATCTTCTCGGGTTCGTCAGGCTCGAGCGAGAGGATCGACAGCGAGGAGACGGCCGCTGCGTCCCGGAGGTCTCGCGTTGGGGTCGCCGTAATCTCATCATCGAGGCGCTCGAGGGCGCTTGCGAGTGCGGCTGGGGAGCCGGTGACGTTGACGGCGGCGCGATCTGCGGCGCGTTCGCGCTCTCGAGAGAGCTGTGCCGTGATGCAGCGGCCGAGAAACGAGACGACCAGCGAGAGAAGCCCGAGCGGGACGGTCAGAATCGAGAGAAACGCAGCGTTCTTGTCGTCGTTGTCGTTGATTCGTTCGAATCGCGAGACTAGGCCGTCGGCGAGCACCACAGGGGCCGAGACCGCGGTCATCACCATTGCATCGCGATTGGCGACGTGGGCGAGTTCATGGGCCACGACCGCCTCGAGTTCGGCCGTCGTCTCGAGTGACTCGAGTGCGCCGCTCGAGATGACGAGATGGATGTTCGACGGGCGAAAGCCGACCGCCATCGCTTCGGGCGTGTCTCGGTCGGCAATTGCGATGGTCGGCTTTGGAACGTCGAGTTGTGCCGCGACTCGAGTCGTGAGCTGCTCGAGTTCTGGTTCTGAGTCGGGGCCGATTGGACGAGCGCCAGCCAGCGCTTCAATCGTGTCTTGTTGTCGGTACTCAACGTAACCGAGTACGCCCAACAAGATGATAGTCCAGATGGTTGCTGGCCACGTCGCCGGCGTAAACCCAAAGAGTGTGAACAACCCGAAGAGGAACGCCCAGACGCCGACGAGGAAGACGGTGACAATGATAAGGAGGGCAGTGATCGCAGTTGCCATCCGAAATCGAAGACCGAGTGTTGTGGCGGGCATCTATCGTGACGACTGATTGGCGTATGGACTCTTGATACTACCGGACAGTATCGTTGCCCTGTAGGACGGGGAGTCCAACTCAATCGATTATCGGCCTTGTCACGCGGTCGCAGAGCGCAGACTCAGGCCGCATCGACCGAGCCATCCGGCCGTACTGTGACAACCGGCACCGGAGCCGTCTGGACGACTTCGTTCGTCACGCTGCCGATGAGTCGGCGCTCGAGGCCGCTGCGGCCGGCGGTCCCGATGACAACCATGTCGGCGTCGATCTCGCCCGCGTAGGTGGCGATTTCGTCGGCTGGTTTTCCGACGCGAACGACCGGTTCGGCCGGGATTCCAGCGTCTTCGGCCAGTTCGACAAGCTCTGTCGCCCAGCCAGCCGCCAGCTCCGTGACATCGTCTTTCGTTTTTGGGGGTGGACCGCCCACTGAGGAAATCTGTGTGAGATTCAGGTCGCCAACGGCGAGTGCGTGAATCGTCGCATCCATTTTTGCCGCGATATTGAATCCGACTTCAGCTGCATTCTCAGCGTATTCGCTTCCGTCCGTCGGGATAATCATCGCATTTCCCATTGTTTGTGTTCTACTCGAGTGATTATGAAGACACTCGTATAGTCGTTGCTGCTGGTGCAGTTTTTCGTACGTACCCGACGCGAGTGGGCCAGTGCTCGTCTCCACGGCGTGTTTCGCCGAGCTACAGCGAGCACAAGCTATATTGCCACCCGGAAAGGTCGGTGGACTATGGCTCGGAAATCCTACCAAGAGAAACTCGAGGAACTCCGAGAGGATATCCTCTACATGAGCGAGGTCGTGATGGAACGACTTCGCATGGGGCTCGATGCACTCGAGCAGAAAGACGAAGCGCTCGCTGAACAGGTGATTAAGGGCGACGGCGAAATCAATCGGATGTATCTCGACCTCGAGCAAGACTGTATTGACCTGCTCGCGCTGCAACAGCCTGTTGCCAGTGATCTGCGATTTATCGCTGCGTCGTTCAAAATCATCACCGATCTCGAACGAATCGGCGACCTCGCAGTCAATCTCGGCGAGTATACGTTTGAGTCCGAACAGGACCTGTTCCCCGACGTCGACGTCCAAGCGATGGGCGAGATGACTCTCGAGATGGTCGAGACGGCGATGATCGCTTACGACACGGAAAATACCGACAGCTGTCGCGCGCTGGCCAGTCGCGACGACGACCTCGATCAGTTCGCCGAGCGTGCAAGCGGCATCGTCGTCCGGGACCTGATCGAACGCGAACTCGAGGAACCTGAGGAAGTCGAGCGACTCTTACAGGACGTGTCCCGACTCCTGCTGACGATTCGTGATCTCGAGCGTGTCGGCGATCATGCGGTCAACATCGCGGCACGGACGCTGTATATGGTCGAAAACGACGACGAACTCATCTACTGAGTTCTCTCTGGTCCTGTGTTAGGTCGAAATAGTCGCTGCCACATCGGCACAGACGACACTGATCCGTGTGGCTACGATTCCTCAGTCTCGTCCTGCTGGCAATTGGAGCCGTTCGTTGTCGAGTTGTGATCGGTCGTGGCACAACTCGATGTAGCGCCGGAGAACACGGAATGGGTGTGCTGCCAGCAAACAGTCTGTGCAGTCTCTGATCGACTCAGTCCTGTTTCGGACAGGTATCACGACTTGCGTCGGTCACGGAGCGGCATAGTCATATCCCTCGTGCGTTTTGTTGTGTTTGCGATACTGCGACACCACGCTGTGTCAAACCCTCGAGATGTGACGTATGGCCCGGGAAGCGCCAAAAATCGATCGGCGAACAAACCGCGCGCACTCGAGTGTACCAGCCTCTGTCGTGACAGTGACTGTCCCTCGAGGCGCAGGTAGCGGGTCCCCCGATCTAGAGGTCGTCGTCCTCGTCCTCGTCTTCATCGGGGTCCTCTTCTTCATCGACCGGATCCTCCTCTTCCTCCTCTGCGGGGTCATCCCCATCATCGACTGGGTCTTCCTCTTCACCAGGCCCTTCGTCGCCACAGCCAGCAAGTGCGGCCGCGCCAACAGCGCCACTCAGTGCAATCAGTCGTCGTCGACTTAGTCGATCAGTCATGTATCACCAGAAGGGACACGCGGGTCATCAAGAGAATGCGTGTCCTAGGACCCATTGTGCCGACTGACACTCAGACCAAGCAACTCTTACGCGGTCTGACTGCTAGCCCTCGAACAGATACGCCAACACACAGGAAACGGGGTCGAAATCCACGGCCGTGAGACGGCTCTGTGGACTGTTTCAGACGCGAAAATTGGAGTTACCCTCGCTGTGGAATGGCCGAGCACTGGAACGCGACGAAACAGTCTCGAGTCAGTGACGTTATTTAAGTACCATGTCGCCTGGCGCTCGAGACGACAGCGGGCGTCTTTGGAGGCGTTAAAACAGAGACAGGATGGAGTCTCAGTCGTCTTTGCCGACGCTGATAACCTGGAACAGCGAGTAGACGGGGACGCCGTTGATCTCTTCGACGCCTTGTTTGTCTGCAAGGACAACGCAGGCAAGTGGCTCGCCACCCTCTGCGCGGATCGCCTCAATCGTCTCACGCATCGTGGTTCCGCTCGTGATCGTATCGTCGACGACGTAGCACTCGCGGTCACGAATCGTCGCAAAGTTCCGTGAGAACGTGCCACCCAGATCCTCGATATCGCCTTCTTCCCACTGGTGTTTCGCAGGCGTGTACGACGCCATATCGCTCTCGAGTTCGCGGGCGATGAGCGTCGCGATTGGACCACCGGCTTTCTCGATGCCGACTGTGAGGTCGACGTCTTCACCGTGTTTGGCGAGCAGGTCGGCCATCGCCGTTGCAATGTGGCCGAGTCGCTTGCTGTCTCGGCCGATGGCCGACCAGTCAACGTGGATGTCCTGTGGCCCGCCACTTGAGGTGGCGTCGGTCGCGCCATTGCCCGATGGTTGTGTCGTCGTTCCGCTGCGTTCGACGAGCCAGCTCGCCGTCTCACGGGAGACGTTCAGTTCGTCTGCAATCTCGCCCTTCGAAAGCCCGCGGTCTGCGAGTTCCGCCGCGCTCTCGATGAGGTCGTCGACGTTTTTCATAGGCGACGCTTCGAGCGCCGTTTTTATAGTCGTGTCGTCGTCGGCTAAGTGTTCGCACACAGACGACATCCGTCCCGCCTCGAGACGGCGCACATCCCTCGGAGAGAACTGCAAACGATTATCCCGCTGCCTCCGACAGGTGGTATCATGGAGCGATACGATCTCATCTACCGGCTCTACGACGAGTACGACACGAAGACGCTACGCGAGTATCAGGAGTTCGTCGACGTCTTCCCGGCCGTCGACTCGCGTGTCGCCCTCGATCACTGGCAAGAAGCAACCGAAGAACTCGAGGCGCGAAAAGACGAGATTCGCTCAGACTTTGCGGCTGGTGAGACCTTTGCAGAGGTCGCCTCGTGGGCCGACCGCGATCAGGCTTTTACCGCGCTCGATCTCGAGGCCAAGTACGGTCGGGCGGTGAACGTGCTTGTCCTCGATGTTGACGAGACGCTGCGCTCGGCCGGTGGAACGGACAACGAAATTCCCCGTGAGACGCTGCACGTCCTAACGGAGTTTCACGAGGCTGGCGTTCCAATCGTCATCTGTACAGGCCAGACCTTAGAGAACGTCAAGGGGTTCGCGATTCAGGGATTGGGCAGCGAAATTGTGCATTCGGGCGACCTCTCAATCGTCTACGAGGCCGGCACTGGCGTCTTCACGCCGGGCCACGGCGCAGAGACGAAGCAGTTGCTCTATGAGGACTTAGACGAGGAGATTCGGACGGTTTTCGACGACGTTCGCTCCCGGATACTCCCAGAAGCGCCCGAGACGCTCCGCCGGGGTTGTCACCTACAGGGGAATGAGTTCAACGTCACGATGAAACCCAACTACGAGACCGGGTCGTCGGACGCTCGCGACGTCATCGACGAGGCGCTGGTGTATCTCATCGACCTGCTCGCCGACGCCGTCAGCGCAGCCCTCGAGTTGGACGGTGAGGCTGATGACGACAGCGACGACGGGAACTCCGAAATCAGCGACGAAACTATCATTGACTGGACCCGTGCGTTCTACGCCGCACAGGACCCCGAAATCCGCGCCGTCCTCGAGAGTGAGGGGGTCTATCCTGACCGGGACGCTGACGACGTCCCAGCCCAGATCGCAGACACACTCGAGCGCATCGACGTGGCCTACTACGAGGCTGATGCCGCCGAAATCGGTAGCCTCGAGTTGAACAAGGTCGTCGGCGTTGAACGCGCACTCGACGTGCTGGGCATCGACGATCCGTTCGCACTCGTGATGGGCGACTCGAAAAGCGACCTGCGCGTAATGCGCTGGGTTGCAGACACCGATGCGGGCATTTCAGCTGCCCCCGAACACGCCTCGAGAGATACTTTAGAGCACGTCCTCGAGACGGATGACCTCGTCTTCGATCAGGGGCAGAGTGTGGACGTGTTGCGGACAGTGTACGCGCTTAATCGTCTGGCACGACTCAACTGATCACCACGGGCGCCAGGAAGGGGCTTGGTGTCGTGTGTCCAAACTGATGTACTTCGCTGACAATCACGCCATCCAGTCACGTTCGTCGCGTGCATGCTCATGACTACCTATCGCTTGTCGACACGATGACCAACAGGACCAACGGGCTCCGTGAGATCATGATCCGGATCGAGTCCCAGTTCGACCACGGACGAGCCGTCGCTGGGGCGTCCATCAGCGCGAGCAGTACATATATTCTCCCGCCGGCCCTACAGTCTCGTAGCCGTGAGCACATACGACGCCGTCGTCTACGATCTCGATGGAACGTTGGTCGACCTCGACGTGAACTGGGGAGCCGTCGCAACCGACGTTTCCGCTGTCTACGAGGATGCCGGGAAAACGCCCCCGGGCGACGGACTCTGGGGAATGCTTGAGGCCGCACCCGAGGTCGGCCTCGAGGCAGCCGTCGAGTCTGCGATTGCAACCCACGAACGCGAGGGTGCACGCACCGCGCCACGACTCGCACACGCCGATGAACTACTCGATCGGACGGTTCCCGTCGCCATCTGCTCACTCAACTGCGAGGCCGCGTGTCGGATCGCACTCGAGGAACACGAGTTAGCAACAGCTGTCGACTGTGTCGTTGGCCGGGATACTGTCGCGACGCAGAAACCGGACCCGGAGCCGCTGTTGACGGCTGTTCGCGCGCTCGAGGCGGAGCCGGCGGAGACGGTGTTCGTCGGCGATTCGCCGCGAGATGAACTGACAGCCGAGCGAGCGGGGACGGCCTTCGAGTACGTGTAGTGGCGGTCCACGCCTGCACTGGTGGGTGGAACAGACTACTTGTCTTGGTGACGTTTCGCGTACGCGAACACTGACAGTGCGACGACGATCCAGACAACGGCACCGACGCGGATGGCAAACTCTGCTCGAGAGGCCCACGTGGGCAGATCAACGTTGATTGAGAGCACTGCGACGAGCGGCGCGCCCACGAGAATCGTGAGGACGAACGTCGTCTGCATGACCCAGCCGTAGTCGACGCCGTCGGGCGTACTCGTTTCGACGGGTTCTGGCACGTTCGACACTCCCGAGGGAGCCATCTTAAGCCTCGCGGGTTCTCTGTTCGGTGTTCAGCGGTGTGTCTCTCACCCAAAAGTCCTTGCTACAGACACACACAGAACGATGCTGTTTACTCGGCGGACGTAAATCTGTGCGTATGCCTACCGTTCGCGACCTCAGGGAACAGGCGGGCGAGGAACCGATCACGATGTTGACGGCCTACGACGCCCCGACAGCCACGGTCGTCGATGAGGCCGGCGTCGACGCGATTCTCGTCGGCGACAGCGTCGGCAACGCCTCGCTCGGCTACGAGACGACACTGCCGGTCACCGTCGACGACATGGCTCGCCACGTCGGCGCTGTCTCGAGAGCCACGGATGACGCCCTCGTCGTCGCTGACATGCCGTTTCTCTCCATCGGCGTCGACGAGAAGACGAGTCTCGAGAATGCCGGTCGGATGCTCAAAGACGAAGGCGCTCACGCAGTCAAACTCGAGAGCGGCCCACACACGGTCGAGTTGACCGAGAAGATGGTCCAGCTTGGGATTCCAGTAATGGCACATCTCGGCTTGACGCCTCAACACGTCAACCAATACGGCGGCTACCCGCGACAGGGAACCGATACGGAAGCCGCAGAGCGCATTCTCGAACTTGCACAGGCCCACGACGAGGCGGGCGCGTTTGCGCTCGTTCTCGAGCACGTGCCCTCGAACCTCGCGGCGCAGGTCACCGAGGCCGTGGAGATGGCGACGATTGGCATTGGGGCCGGGCCGGACTGTGATGGGCAGGTGCTCGTTGTCGACGACGCGATTGGGCTAAGCGAGTGGTCACCATCCTTCGCAAAACAGTTCGGCAACGTCCGCGAGGAGATGGAAGCAGCAGTCGACGGCTACGTCGACGCAGTCGAATCCGGCGAGTTTCCGGCAGAGGAACACAGCCACGAGGAAGCCGACCTCGACGAACTCTATTGAGTCACTCAGTCGAACAGGAGCCGATCGAGGATCGGCCGCAGGAACGACCCACGTCGCGTCTGTTTCGAGTGAACCAGCAAGACGGGCTGTTCAATTGCCGCCGCGAGGCGATCCGAGCGCTGTTCGATGAGGAGATCCGGGAGTCGACGGTGCGTGACGGTACTCACTATCACCAGATCCGAGGACTCGAGTTCTCTTGAGAGCCCAGAGACGCCTTCATCAGTTCGCACAATCGTTGACTCGACGGGGACCGTACAGAGGTCGTCCAGTTCGTCGTGGTAGTCTGCAATCGTCTCGGCTAGTTCCTCGGGTGCACTCTCATCGACGGCAAAGAGGAACCGAATGCGTGCGCCGAGGATGTCGGCCATCGCATTGGCGAGTTCGACCTTCAGCGGGTCGTTGAACGGACTGCGGTCGGTGACGACCGCGATTTCGTTGACGTCGACGCGCTGTTCGTGCTGGACGAAGACCACGTCACACGGGGCGTGTTCCATGATCCAGTCTGTATCGCGACCGAACAACGTTCCAAGGCGGCTGGTCGCCTCCTGACGAGCGAGAATCAGATCAGCACCCGAGCGCTCGGCGAAGTTCACGACCGCGTGGCGCGTGTCGTGGCTGACGATCTCACCGACTTCGACGGGCACCTCGAGGTCACGCACGAGTTCGTCGGTCCGCTGTTCGAACTCCACATCGGCTTCGGAGAGCTCCGCTGCGGCGGTATCCAATGGCACCTGGTCAGGGACCTCATCGAAGCGCACCACGCGGATGTGGCCGCCTCGTTGTTTGACGATCGGCGCGGCCATATTGATCAGCGCGTCTTCCTGCTCGCGCGTGACGTCCTGGCGAATCGGAATCAGAATCTCGAACTCGTCGGCACGTTCGAGTTGAGCTTCTGTATCTTGGACGAACTGGCGACCGGCTTCGCGGCGGGCGAGGCCCTTGGCGACGCCCTCGCGGTCGACCTTGTCCGCGGCGTAGTACTTGAACCAGAGGAAGCCAAGAATCACGATTGCAATGGAGCCGAGGATCTCGCGGGCTTCCATCTGCGTGATGATGAAGATCCCCGAGACGATGCCGAACAACTGTACCCACGGATAGCCTGGCGTGTGGAAGTCGGGATTGTACCACTCGAGGTCGCGCTCGCGGAACGCAATGAGCGCGCCA from Natronolimnobius sp. AArcel1 carries:
- a CDS encoding universal stress protein, encoding MTKDLERDLGLGAVIAISMGAMIGSGIFILPGVAMAEAGPAVILAFVIAAILVVPAALSIAELGTAMPEAGGDYVFIERGLGPSFGTIAGLGTWLMLMLKGSLALYGGMFYIDFIYSLPTWELAVPLLEASLPIPGVRALGITFALIFIGINLIGVKQTGGIQSIMVVIMLIILGVFVAATIVQVDGANYDGFFDEGIDGILGATALVLVSYAGVTKVAAVAEEIENPGRNLPLGLAISLGVTAFLYALLVFVLVGVMEAEDLADSNEPMAEATELLFGNAVLGGFEVGFFAVVGIIIAAVLALVSTANAGILTASRYPLALSRDKLFLERFEYIHPRFNTPTVAILTTGAAIIFIVATQNVDEIAKMAGAFQILVYILVCGALIAFRERDLEWYNPDFHTPGYPWVQLFGIVSGIFIITQMEAREILGSIAIVILGFLWFKYYAADKVDREGVAKGLARREAGRQFVQDTEAQLERADEFEILIPIRQDVTREQEDALINMAAPIVKQRGGHIRVVRFDEVPDQVPLDTAAAELSEADVEFEQRTDELVRDLEVPVEVGEIVSHDTRHAVVNFAERSGADLILARQEATSRLGTLFGRDTDWIMEHAPCDVVFVQHEQRVDVNEIAVVTDRSPFNDPLKVELANAMADILGARIRFLFAVDESAPEELAETIADYHDELDDLCTVPVESTIVRTDEGVSGLSRELESSDLVIVSTVTHRRLPDLLIEQRSDRLAAAIEQPVLLVHSKQTRRGSFLRPILDRLLFD